Proteins encoded within one genomic window of Bacteroidales bacterium:
- a CDS encoding sugar porter family MFS transporter: MKGSTYLWFISMVATIGGLMFGFDLGIISGAIPFIQPYFGWNELQLGWGVSSILVGAIIGAFGTGALTEKYGRKRLLISVALFFAISCTGMALAGSQVFFISFRVLGGVAVGAVSVLSPMYVAEVAPPKIRGTLITIYQLAITLGILISYLINFALHDMENNWRWMFATGLLPSVIFFVGLIFIPESPRWLVKAGFREKARVVLERIGGSGFAESEITEIELSLKDTGTGSAFRMLFAPRYRKVIILGLLLAVFVQISGINTVVDYAPKILIAAGLEIRNALLQTSLIGLVNFAFTFFAVWLIDRLGRRTFYIIGSSGMAVTLLMLAAAFHFELNPIFTTICIMLFIAFFASCIGPAFWTLVAEMFPNRIRGQAVALASFTQWVFTFLVVLLFPYVLDALGGSVTFLFLATMSFIQLLIAWFFLRETKGKSLEEIEGLWS; this comes from the coding sequence GTGAAAGGAAGCACCTACCTGTGGTTCATCTCCATGGTGGCCACCATCGGGGGATTGATGTTCGGCTTTGACCTGGGTATCATCTCCGGTGCCATTCCCTTTATCCAGCCCTATTTTGGCTGGAACGAGTTGCAACTGGGCTGGGGCGTCAGCTCCATCCTGGTGGGAGCCATCATCGGGGCATTCGGCACAGGAGCCCTGACCGAAAAATACGGCCGCAAGCGGCTGTTAATATCCGTAGCCCTGTTTTTCGCCATCTCCTGCACGGGAATGGCGCTGGCCGGATCGCAGGTCTTTTTTATCTCCTTCAGGGTGCTGGGGGGAGTGGCCGTGGGAGCCGTTTCGGTTCTGTCTCCCATGTATGTGGCAGAGGTGGCTCCCCCAAAGATCCGGGGAACGCTGATCACCATATACCAGCTGGCCATCACTCTGGGAATCCTGATCTCCTACCTGATCAACTTTGCCCTGCACGATATGGAGAATAACTGGCGGTGGATGTTTGCCACCGGTCTGCTCCCATCGGTCATTTTCTTTGTGGGTCTGATATTTATCCCGGAAAGTCCGCGCTGGCTGGTGAAAGCCGGCTTCAGGGAGAAGGCACGCGTGGTACTCGAACGCATAGGAGGATCCGGGTTTGCGGAATCAGAGATTACTGAAATTGAACTTAGTCTGAAGGACACCGGAACAGGCTCTGCATTCCGCATGCTTTTTGCCCCCCGCTACCGGAAGGTGATTATCCTGGGCCTGCTGCTGGCCGTATTCGTGCAAATCAGCGGGATCAATACGGTGGTGGATTATGCACCCAAAATACTGATCGCTGCGGGACTGGAGATCCGGAATGCCCTGCTGCAAACCTCCCTGATCGGCCTGGTCAACTTCGCCTTTACCTTCTTCGCCGTCTGGCTGATCGACCGGCTGGGGCGCCGGACCTTTTATATCATCGGATCATCGGGGATGGCCGTGACCCTGCTAATGCTGGCCGCTGCCTTTCATTTTGAGCTGAATCCCATCTTTACCACCATTTGCATCATGCTGTTCATCGCTTTTTTTGCCTCCTGCATAGGACCCGCATTCTGGACCCTGGTGGCAGAGATGTTCCCCAACCGGATCAGGGGACAGGCGGTGGCACTGGCCTCCTTCACCCAGTGGGTGTTTACCTTCCTGGTGGTCCTGCTCTTCCCCTATGTGCTGGATGCCCTGGGCGGCTCAGTCACCTTTCTGTTCCTGGCCACCATGTCTTTCATCCAGCTGCTGATTGCCTGGTTCTTCCTCAGGGAGACCAAGGGCAAATCCCTGGAAGAGATAGAAGGGCTATGGTCTTAA
- a CDS encoding DUF1080 domain-containing protein, giving the protein MKSIKLFTITAIAIFVSSCNQQGKPKTEEGEAAEVQTSEEAVFNTLSAEEEKEGWTLLFDGKTTEGWHNWNEELISGWIVEDGCLVGEGLGGDIGGDIISEKEYDNFHLKWEWKLGPHGNSGVMYHVIEDARYQAAYETGPEYQMIEDDDFRDEEGNPYPLEEWQKTAADYAMYLPNDQKQVNLRDWNSSEIVFTPEKAEYWLNGKKVLEFVPWSEDWNERRNSGKWDAYPDYGLSGTGKICLQDHGSKVWFRNIKIKEL; this is encoded by the coding sequence ATGAAATCGATTAAACTCTTTACCATTACTGCAATAGCCATATTCGTAAGCAGTTGCAACCAGCAGGGCAAACCCAAAACGGAGGAAGGAGAAGCTGCCGAAGTACAAACTTCGGAAGAAGCAGTTTTCAATACCCTCAGCGCCGAAGAGGAAAAAGAAGGATGGACCCTCTTATTTGACGGGAAGACCACCGAGGGCTGGCATAACTGGAACGAGGAACTCATCTCGGGATGGATCGTGGAAGACGGCTGCCTGGTCGGAGAGGGACTGGGAGGCGATATAGGCGGGGATATTATCTCTGAGAAGGAATATGACAATTTTCATCTGAAGTGGGAATGGAAACTGGGCCCTCATGGCAACAGCGGGGTCATGTACCATGTCATAGAGGATGCCAGGTATCAGGCTGCCTATGAAACCGGACCCGAGTACCAGATGATCGAGGACGATGACTTCCGGGATGAAGAAGGGAATCCTTATCCCCTGGAAGAGTGGCAGAAAACTGCCGCCGACTATGCCATGTACCTGCCCAACGACCAGAAGCAGGTAAACCTGCGGGACTGGAACAGTTCTGAAATAGTCTTCACCCCGGAAAAGGCGGAATACTGGCTGAACGGCAAAAAGGTGTTGGAGTTTGTTCCCTGGAGCGAGGATTGGAACGAACGACGCAACAGCGGTAAGTGGGATGCCTATCCCGATTACGGCTTGTCCGGAACCGGAAAGATCTGCCTCCAGGACCATGGCAGCAAAGTATGGTTCCGGAACATTAAGATCAAGGAGCTTTAG
- a CDS encoding Gfo/Idh/MocA family oxidoreductase, with the protein MNNPALHRRTFLKKAAAAVAGITIIPSHVMGKALGHVAPSDKLNIAGIGIGGKGRVNLRAMSSENIVALCDVDWKYAQACFDDYPAARRYWDWRIMLEEMGDDIDALMIATSDHTHAAIAATAMKMGKHIYCQKPLTHSVYESRLLTRLAREYRVATQMGNQGNSAPEARTVEEWIQAGEIGEVREVHAWTNRPIWPQGLERPKEVMKAPDTMNWDLFIGPAPMRPFHEIYTPWNWRGWWDFGTGALGDMACHILNPVFSSLKLGYPTRVQGSSTLVNTESAPQAEKVEYTFPEREGLPEVRVSWYDGGMMPSRPVELADGEPMMEDEMGGCLFVGSKDKLICNLGGINPRLLSGRKPEVPETLRRVNNYPVGGIQDGPHEQDWIRACKEDPDNRLEPFSNFDMAGPFNEMIVMGVLAVRLQSLDRELQWDGPNMKFTNITSSDELRVISSDDFHIIDGHPHFDTRYVTLNAEETVKEYIRHNYREGWTLPE; encoded by the coding sequence ATGAATAATCCAGCTTTACACAGACGCACCTTTCTTAAGAAAGCAGCTGCTGCTGTTGCCGGAATCACCATTATCCCCAGCCATGTGATGGGAAAAGCACTGGGACACGTGGCTCCCAGCGATAAATTAAATATCGCCGGCATCGGAATCGGCGGTAAGGGCAGGGTCAATCTCAGGGCCATGTCCAGCGAAAATATAGTGGCCCTCTGCGACGTGGACTGGAAATATGCACAGGCTTGTTTTGATGATTATCCTGCCGCAAGGCGTTACTGGGACTGGCGCATCATGCTGGAGGAGATGGGAGATGATATCGATGCTCTGATGATCGCCACTTCGGACCATACCCATGCGGCCATTGCGGCGACAGCCATGAAGATGGGCAAGCATATCTACTGCCAGAAACCCCTCACCCACTCGGTCTACGAATCCAGGCTTTTAACCAGGCTTGCCCGCGAATACCGGGTAGCTACCCAGATGGGTAACCAGGGGAACTCTGCTCCCGAAGCACGTACCGTGGAGGAATGGATCCAGGCTGGAGAGATTGGAGAGGTCAGGGAGGTCCATGCATGGACCAACCGGCCCATCTGGCCGCAGGGACTGGAAAGGCCCAAAGAGGTGATGAAAGCCCCCGACACCATGAACTGGGACCTCTTTATTGGCCCGGCCCCCATGCGGCCCTTCCATGAGATCTATACCCCCTGGAACTGGAGGGGATGGTGGGACTTCGGAACGGGAGCCCTGGGCGATATGGCCTGTCACATCCTGAATCCCGTTTTCAGTTCGCTCAAACTGGGCTACCCCACCAGGGTACAGGGATCATCCACCCTGGTCAATACGGAGTCGGCTCCCCAGGCCGAAAAAGTGGAGTATACCTTCCCCGAAAGGGAGGGCCTGCCCGAAGTCAGGGTAAGCTGGTACGATGGTGGAATGATGCCCTCGCGGCCGGTGGAACTGGCCGATGGAGAACCCATGATGGAAGATGAAATGGGAGGATGCCTCTTCGTGGGTTCCAAAGACAAACTGATCTGCAACCTGGGCGGGATCAATCCCCGCCTGCTTTCGGGCCGCAAGCCCGAGGTACCCGAAACTCTTCGAAGAGTGAATAATTATCCGGTTGGCGGTATCCAGGACGGGCCGCACGAACAGGACTGGATCAGGGCCTGCAAGGAGGATCCGGACAACCGGCTGGAGCCTTTTTCCAACTTTGATATGGCCGGGCCATTTAATGAAATGATCGTCATGGGGGTTCTGGCCGTTCGCCTCCAGAGCCTCGACCGGGAACTCCAGTGGGATGGGCCCAATATGAAATTCACCAACATCACCAGCAGCGATGAGCTGCGGGTGATCTCATCGGACGACTTCCATATCATTGACGGCCACCCCCATTTTGACACCCGTTATGTCACCCTCAATGCCGAAGAGACCGTTAAAGAATATATCAGGCACAACTACAGGGAAGGTTGGACCCTTCCGGAATAA
- a CDS encoding Gfo/Idh/MocA family oxidoreductase — MSNRRSFIKTSAAAAAGIGMSTTLSASVLSPSRVPGANDRIRVALIGARNMGWYDLEDILKQPNVECHTLCDVDQSVLADKVEQLRKAGGPLPAITTDYRVVLEDKDIDAVIIGTPDHWHCLPAVEACQAGKQVYVEKPLANSVGEINVMLDAARRYKTLVQVGQQQRSGAHWHRAIDFVKSGKLGTIRQVKFWGNFRYGAGNMPVPDSEVPEGVDYDRWLGPAPQRPFNKNRFHGSWRMFRDYGGGLLSDWGVHLIDMGLWAMEVGTAPKSVQALGGNFANRDRALEMPDTLTVLYEMDGYNMIWEHNGGVESGPYGQSYGVKFIGSNGTLVADRDKWRIFPEKDGEEWRMEALPEQRSDYKSHLNHCENFIRAIRYGDPLNAEIEFGHRSALYAHLGNIAFWAGDRVVYDEKQRKITSSEKANALLTPGYRAPWKFPSL, encoded by the coding sequence ATGTCAAACCGCAGATCATTTATTAAAACCTCGGCCGCAGCTGCAGCCGGTATCGGAATGTCAACGACGCTTTCAGCTTCCGTTTTGTCCCCCTCCCGGGTGCCGGGGGCCAACGACAGGATCAGGGTGGCCCTTATCGGGGCCCGGAACATGGGCTGGTACGATCTGGAGGATATCCTGAAACAACCCAATGTGGAGTGTCATACGCTTTGTGATGTGGATCAATCCGTGCTGGCGGATAAGGTGGAACAATTACGAAAAGCAGGAGGGCCGTTGCCGGCGATCACCACGGACTACCGGGTGGTCCTGGAGGATAAGGACATTGATGCGGTGATCATCGGAACACCCGATCACTGGCACTGCCTGCCCGCGGTGGAGGCCTGCCAGGCAGGGAAGCAGGTGTATGTGGAGAAACCGCTGGCCAATTCAGTGGGCGAGATTAATGTGATGCTGGATGCGGCCAGGCGATATAAAACCCTGGTGCAGGTGGGCCAGCAGCAGCGCAGTGGTGCACACTGGCACAGGGCCATCGATTTTGTAAAATCGGGAAAGCTGGGAACCATCCGCCAGGTGAAGTTCTGGGGAAACTTCAGGTACGGGGCGGGCAATATGCCGGTACCCGATTCGGAGGTTCCGGAGGGCGTCGATTATGACCGCTGGCTGGGACCGGCTCCCCAAAGGCCCTTTAATAAAAACCGCTTCCATGGTTCCTGGAGGATGTTCAGGGATTACGGGGGAGGACTTTTAAGCGACTGGGGGGTTCACCTGATCGATATGGGACTCTGGGCCATGGAAGTAGGGACCGCCCCAAAGTCGGTCCAGGCCCTGGGGGGCAATTTTGCAAACCGCGACCGGGCCCTGGAGATGCCCGATACCCTCACTGTGCTCTACGAGATGGATGGCTATAATATGATATGGGAACACAATGGGGGGGTGGAGAGCGGACCGTATGGACAGAGTTACGGGGTGAAGTTCATTGGAAGCAATGGCACCCTGGTGGCGGACCGTGACAAATGGAGGATCTTTCCTGAGAAGGATGGAGAGGAATGGCGTATGGAAGCACTGCCTGAACAGCGCAGTGACTATAAGTCGCATCTGAACCACTGTGAAAATTTTATACGGGCCATCCGTTACGGCGATCCGCTGAATGCAGAGATCGAATTTGGCCACCGTTCGGCTCTCTATGCCCACCTGGGGAACATTGCCTTCTGGGCCGGCGACCGGGTGGTGTATGATGAAAAGCAGCGTAAAATTACCAGCTCAGAGAAGGCCAATGCCCTGCTGACACCCGGGTACAGGGCACCCTGGAAATTTCCGTCCCTCTAA
- a CDS encoding phosphomannomutase/phosphoglucomutase, translated as MTKVSFKTLKKLQNGSDIRGVALKGVPGEDVNLTPGVATRLGRAFAIWLRRNNPGSGKVAVGTDSRISGAALKQAFIKGLRSEGFDVLDCGLASTPAMFMTTIFPDHGVDGGVMLTASHLPFNRNGMKFFTASGGFDKDHIHELLQIAAERIPESEAEEGQLEKYDFISEYSAFLVDTIRKGMNDPDHYQTPLKGLKIIVDAGNGAGGFFAGQVLQALGADTSGSQFLQPDGRFPNHVPNPEDGEAMASICEAVVREKADLGIIFDTDVDRSALVDAAGNAINRNELIALISAVILEEHPGTVIVTDSITSAGLKWFIEDHLGGIHHRFRRGYKNVINESIRLNQEGSESWLAIETSGHAALKENHFLDDGAFLVAKLLIRMAGLKRLKKTLTDLIAPLPRSLESREYRLKIRAEDFAGYGSHLLEELARMIEAEDEWQPEIPNYEGLRIQCRAKEESGWFLLRMSQHDPVLPLNIESSEEGGVDRIRARLEKLLAGFDSLDIRALQSKS; from the coding sequence ATGACAAAAGTTAGTTTTAAAACCTTAAAAAAACTCCAGAACGGATCCGATATCAGGGGGGTGGCCCTGAAAGGTGTTCCTGGAGAAGACGTGAATCTGACTCCCGGAGTAGCCACCCGCCTGGGCCGGGCCTTTGCCATCTGGCTCCGGAGGAACAACCCGGGTTCCGGGAAGGTGGCCGTCGGAACCGATTCCAGGATATCCGGAGCAGCACTGAAACAGGCTTTTATCAAAGGCCTGCGGAGCGAAGGATTTGATGTTTTGGATTGCGGCCTTGCCTCCACTCCTGCCATGTTTATGACCACCATTTTTCCGGATCACGGGGTTGACGGGGGCGTGATGCTTACGGCCAGCCATCTGCCCTTCAACCGGAACGGAATGAAATTTTTCACTGCCTCGGGTGGCTTTGACAAGGATCATATTCATGAACTGCTGCAGATAGCAGCAGAAAGAATCCCGGAGTCCGAAGCAGAAGAAGGTCAACTGGAAAAGTATGATTTTATTTCAGAATACTCGGCTTTCCTGGTGGATACCATCCGAAAGGGAATGAATGATCCGGACCACTATCAGACGCCCTTAAAGGGCCTCAAAATCATTGTGGATGCAGGAAACGGAGCCGGGGGCTTTTTTGCCGGCCAGGTACTGCAAGCACTGGGAGCCGACACCTCCGGAAGCCAGTTCCTGCAACCGGACGGCCGCTTCCCCAACCATGTCCCCAATCCGGAGGACGGGGAAGCCATGGCCTCCATCTGTGAGGCAGTGGTCCGGGAGAAGGCCGACCTGGGGATTATTTTTGATACCGATGTGGACCGTTCGGCCCTGGTGGATGCAGCCGGGAATGCCATAAACCGCAATGAACTGATTGCCCTGATCTCGGCCGTGATCCTCGAGGAGCATCCCGGTACGGTGATCGTTACGGATTCCATTACTTCGGCCGGACTGAAGTGGTTTATTGAAGATCATCTGGGGGGTATCCATCACAGGTTCAGAAGGGGATATAAAAATGTGATCAATGAATCCATACGCTTGAACCAGGAAGGTAGCGAGTCCTGGCTGGCTATTGAGACTTCCGGTCACGCTGCACTGAAAGAGAATCATTTCCTGGACGACGGGGCTTTCCTGGTAGCCAAGCTGTTGATCCGGATGGCCGGACTGAAGCGCCTGAAAAAAACACTCACCGACCTGATTGCCCCATTGCCCCGCTCCCTGGAAAGCCGGGAGTACCGTCTGAAAATCAGGGCGGAGGACTTTGCCGGATATGGTTCACACCTACTGGAAGAGCTGGCAAGAATGATTGAAGCAGAGGACGAATGGCAGCCTGAGATTCCTAATTATGAAGGTCTTCGCATTCAATGCAGGGCCAAAGAGGAGTCCGGATGGTTTCTGCTCAGGATGTCACAGCACGACCCCGTTTTGCCCCTGAATATCGAATCATCCGAAGAAGGGGGTGTGGACCGCATCAGGGCCCGTCTGGAAAAACTGCTTGCAGGTTTCGACAGCCTGGATATCCGTGCCCTGCAATCAAAATCATGA
- a CDS encoding AraC family transcriptional regulator has protein sequence MNDFFKYLTPGEEDRAWGIFINDAGKANILPDAPFYPSQEHPTEYHFTWEKGRILNEFQINYITHGSGVYETRSGRYPVKAGSLLVTRPGTWHRYRPDRKSGWTENYAGFDGRIPREIFSQGRPWAGKPVHYIGNREEFIDTYHRIFEIVLEEKPGFQQVASGMIMKLLGFMVSLEKQRNFSGKRMEKVIREVCFEIRENIGKEIDFKGYAEQNNMGYSYFRKMFKQYTGIAPVQYQLDLKIRRAREMLASTDLSIKEIAFELGFQSIHYFSRIFKKKTGVAPSQIRKTT, from the coding sequence GTGAACGATTTTTTTAAATACCTGACTCCGGGAGAGGAGGACAGGGCCTGGGGCATCTTTATCAACGATGCCGGAAAGGCGAATATCCTCCCTGATGCCCCTTTCTATCCCAGTCAGGAACATCCTACAGAATATCATTTTACCTGGGAGAAAGGCCGGATTCTGAACGAATTCCAGATCAACTACATCACCCACGGTTCGGGAGTGTATGAAACCCGGTCGGGCCGTTATCCGGTTAAGGCCGGATCCCTGCTGGTGACGCGCCCCGGGACCTGGCACCGCTACCGTCCCGACAGAAAGAGTGGCTGGACAGAGAATTATGCCGGCTTTGATGGCCGGATACCCAGGGAAATCTTCAGCCAGGGCCGGCCCTGGGCCGGGAAACCGGTCCATTATATCGGAAACCGGGAGGAGTTTATTGATACTTACCATAGGATATTTGAGATTGTGCTGGAGGAAAAGCCAGGTTTTCAACAGGTTGCATCCGGAATGATCATGAAACTCCTGGGTTTTATGGTCTCCCTGGAAAAGCAGCGCAACTTTTCGGGTAAACGGATGGAAAAAGTGATCCGGGAGGTTTGCTTCGAGATCCGGGAGAATATCGGGAAAGAGATTGATTTCAAGGGCTATGCAGAGCAGAACAATATGGGTTACTCCTATTTCCGGAAGATGTTCAAACAGTACACGGGTATTGCACCCGTGCAATACCAGCTGGATCTGAAGATTCGTCGAGCCCGGGAGATGCTGGCTTCGACCGATTTAAGTATCAAGGAGATCGCTTTTGAACTGGGATTCCAGTCCATTCACTACTTCAGCAGGATATTTAAGAAGAAAACCGGGGTGGCGCCCTCCCAAATAAGGAAAACCACCTGA
- a CDS encoding L-rhamnose isomerase, which yields MTHTDTIELSYQLAREQYAALGVDSDQALEHLKEFEISLHCWQSDDVGGFETPGAALGGGGIAVTGNYPGKAGSVEEMRSDLEKVLQLLPGKQRLNLHASYGEFGDRFVDRDQIEAAHFQGWIDWAAEQDIGLDFNCTCFSHPRAEDGFTLSSKDEKIRAFWVEHTRRSRAIGAEMGKQLGKTCIHNIWIPDGSKDVPVDRFTHRALLKRSLDEIYKVDYPDEYLKDSIESKLFGIGAESMTVGSHDFYLAYAVQNHKLICLDNGHFHPTEQVGDKISACLQFMDELMLHVTRPVRWDSDHVVTLNDDILLIAQEIIRSGAFKRVHMGLDFFDASINRIGAYVIGTRAAQQAMLYALLEPRDTLLQYENEGKNFERLALLELMKTKPFGAVWDYFCRQEGVPVGESYIAEVQRYEKEVLSKRKESR from the coding sequence ATGACCCATACAGATACCATCGAACTGAGTTATCAACTGGCCAGAGAGCAGTATGCTGCCCTCGGGGTGGATAGCGACCAGGCACTGGAGCACCTGAAGGAATTCGAAATTTCGCTGCATTGCTGGCAAAGCGATGATGTGGGTGGTTTTGAAACCCCCGGTGCAGCCCTGGGCGGTGGAGGTATTGCCGTTACAGGCAATTATCCGGGGAAAGCCGGAAGCGTGGAAGAGATGCGCTCTGACCTGGAAAAGGTACTGCAGCTGCTTCCGGGAAAGCAACGATTAAATCTGCATGCCAGTTACGGGGAATTCGGAGATCGTTTTGTGGACCGCGATCAGATTGAAGCGGCCCATTTTCAGGGGTGGATCGACTGGGCAGCCGAACAGGATATCGGACTGGATTTTAACTGTACCTGTTTCTCCCATCCCAGGGCGGAGGATGGTTTTACCCTCTCCAGCAAGGATGAAAAGATCCGGGCTTTCTGGGTGGAACATACCCGGAGGAGCAGGGCCATTGGTGCTGAGATGGGAAAACAGCTGGGGAAAACCTGCATTCACAATATCTGGATCCCCGATGGTTCCAAGGATGTTCCGGTAGACCGCTTTACCCACCGGGCCCTTCTGAAGAGGTCCCTGGATGAGATCTATAAGGTGGATTATCCGGACGAATATCTCAAGGATTCCATTGAAAGCAAACTGTTTGGAATTGGGGCGGAATCCATGACCGTGGGTTCTCACGATTTTTACCTGGCCTATGCCGTGCAGAATCATAAACTGATCTGCCTCGATAATGGTCATTTTCATCCCACGGAGCAGGTTGGAGACAAAATCTCGGCCTGCCTCCAGTTCATGGATGAGCTGATGCTGCATGTCACCCGGCCGGTAAGGTGGGACAGCGATCATGTGGTTACCTTGAATGACGATATCCTGCTCATTGCCCAGGAGATTATCCGTTCCGGGGCATTTAAGCGGGTTCATATGGGCCTGGATTTCTTTGATGCAAGCATAAACCGGATCGGGGCCTATGTCATTGGGACCAGGGCGGCACAGCAGGCGATGCTTTATGCACTTCTGGAGCCCCGGGATACGCTGCTTCAATATGAAAATGAGGGAAAGAACTTTGAACGCCTGGCCTTGCTGGAGCTGATGAAAACGAAGCCTTTCGGGGCAGTCTGGGATTATTTCTGCCGGCAGGAGGGGGTTCCGGTTGGCGAGTCCTATATTGCGGAGGTACAGCGTTATGAGAAAGAAGTATTAAGTAAAAGAAAGGAGAGCAGATGA
- a CDS encoding class II aldolase/adducin family protein — MSRLDQLIEISRYYGDNPAYVIAGGGNTSFKTKDTLWIKASGIPLAGIGEEGFVSLSREKLALIGSQTFSEDAAIREEEVKARINEAVLSPKNLRPSVETSLHNLIDYSYVIHTHPTLVNALMCASHATEEVERRFGDRALMVEYTDPGYILFKKMQQRIGDYRAAYGQDPRIIFLQNHGVFVGADSVEEIKELYGEIDTGIKEGKDLTLPSVECTDYRSPVIESLSAYFSVRSLLTRSVNCDLVSHFTRNQESLAKVSKPFSPDIIVYCKSNYLRLEPDVKPGEIAGLIEQFEKRHGYYPKVILQEGGGLTLVEENTKSLETVQEVFTDLMKISYLSEQYGGPHFMTAEQIRFIDNWEVENYRRKVAKRDLE, encoded by the coding sequence ATGAGCCGGCTGGACCAACTGATAGAGATTTCACGCTATTACGGGGATAATCCGGCCTACGTAATTGCCGGGGGCGGAAATACCTCCTTTAAAACCAAAGATACCCTCTGGATCAAGGCCAGCGGAATTCCGCTGGCGGGGATCGGGGAAGAGGGCTTTGTATCCCTGTCAAGGGAAAAACTGGCCCTGATCGGGTCCCAAACCTTCAGTGAAGATGCGGCTATTCGGGAGGAAGAGGTGAAGGCACGCATCAATGAGGCCGTTCTCTCGCCCAAAAATCTTCGGCCTTCGGTGGAAACCTCTTTGCACAACCTGATCGATTATAGCTATGTGATTCATACCCATCCAACCCTGGTAAATGCCCTGATGTGCGCCAGTCATGCGACGGAGGAGGTGGAGCGGCGTTTCGGAGACAGGGCTCTGATGGTGGAGTATACCGATCCGGGTTACATCCTCTTTAAAAAAATGCAGCAGCGGATAGGGGATTACCGGGCAGCATACGGCCAGGATCCCCGGATTATATTTCTTCAGAACCATGGGGTCTTTGTGGGTGCCGACAGCGTGGAAGAGATTAAGGAACTATATGGTGAGATCGATACCGGGATTAAGGAAGGAAAGGATCTTACGCTGCCATCTGTCGAATGCACCGATTATCGCTCGCCGGTCATTGAGTCACTTTCCGCTTATTTCTCTGTTCGGTCTTTATTGACCAGATCTGTGAACTGCGATCTGGTCAGCCATTTTACCCGGAACCAGGAGAGCCTGGCTAAGGTATCGAAACCTTTCTCTCCCGATATCATTGTTTACTGCAAGTCAAATTATCTCCGCCTGGAACCGGATGTGAAACCCGGCGAAATAGCCGGGCTGATTGAGCAATTTGAAAAAAGGCATGGCTATTATCCCAAAGTAATCCTGCAGGAGGGAGGCGGACTTACTCTTGTGGAAGAGAATACAAAATCGCTGGAAACAGTTCAGGAAGTATTCACGGATCTGATGAAAATCTCCTATCTCTCAGAGCAGTATGGCGGTCCCCACTTTATGACAGCTGAACAGATCCGTTTTATTGATAACTGGGAGGTGGAAAACTATCGCCGGAAGGTGGCAAAAAGAGATTTGGAATGA
- a CDS encoding L-rhamnose mutarotase, whose translation MKRVAFKMYLKEGQKEIVQRWWDHMADIMEVNPDNSPVSEELEEVFYLP comes from the coding sequence ATGAAGCGTGTAGCATTTAAAATGTACCTGAAGGAAGGTCAGAAAGAGATTGTTCAGAGGTGGTGGGATCATATGGCCGATATCATGGAGGTGAATCCCGATAATTCACCGGTATCGGAAGAACTGGAAGAAGTTTTCTATCTCCCCTGA